In a genomic window of Strix aluco isolate bStrAlu1 chromosome 3, bStrAlu1.hap1, whole genome shotgun sequence:
- the CEP162 gene encoding centrosomal protein of 162 kDa isoform X4 produces MAHRFSKEELDEQFEEFLKESLSDDSLGNSNKKSSILETLGQPRKKTKKKDSVPWWISEEDLDDGDFQARFVKLRKEKNLMENHAEIVENSEQKSPHSDCQPVVPPKPSSSASRSKALSKFKMLETFHKDKKDSSLNKEEGSLTSDSPDNSEGTLGANGSFVKIQNTSQPMGENYENMHVEKMQLQKSNGVAVSLSRDSLETNDSVLASGPNQSIVGVGLDTLEEQEEKEIFFAKLEREASSTIDYSRLNKELDSNDSVILAPFVRNEETEKGEEESAHEEKPGSYSEDFEEETHANPAFKTEGSQVNQNITSGVDLSPQEQEEGNTGMLAKVVLLDSQDSTTELQKAVETSGVALGEHYLPEEVSGIEMNEADLPTVEELMKPIKGHSCNIRNFDVEPESPVKLVGSTANDLISHSPFKEHQHNAVWETNLLEKFNRQDSVFLQTAMNDNNFQRVTEKEIQTSEVQPDVLREKVVQDSLLSQGSKTKQALQSCYLKNERSESMTTKPMLYKNIRSPASSHKKKSSCGPHGVVRSSGYGKPSSPSKQSFPVNEKKMPKETSKKTSVKSKSPADRARSKEALFATRIIRSATNESTLKGSINRVMPGQSVVNNLGHQAVDYCRHDLSFSPIKTCDRELYLLKRVQVAEEDLNTARDLIQQLTSTVSQKEKEIETKIVELKTQHEKELSRLGQENYVLQSKLRSMEELTQEKRWTHHTATIPVTEEKLAQIQKEIEDQEVIIQGYQQENEKLYKQMKELQIQNKKNEEQMFKENQCLMSELIVLREKIEKTNTQSQIVQDSEPARNQSFTELISELRAAQKEEAKLQEEIRRLKQDKQALEVDLGQAKKERDLAKVEIASSSGEKSYEFKVMEESYKQEITHLKRRLQWYAENQDLLDKDAARLKDAREEIEKLKLEVEKLRTEAGNQCVQQKKRLQDRAADAKRIQDLERQIREMEGILKRRYPNSLPALIYAAAAEKTNDLSAKTNTVDFLERRIKKLETELEGKDDEAKKSLRAMEQQFQKIKIQYEQRLVELEQLLAYKSMSESPKLNGDKASSTELEQELQNLKTTHQITIKNLQTEIENLKSQNSQLKLKSKKDNKDLESTNSQMKEGNTKDRLLKLNEELVTKNKEIQDLTKTVEKLQKERMVMLSDNNLRNKPDNKENSTEILKKNTSATDKRNSSNSEPFLSIFNDDKIYHPHTFSDSNLSEVLQENAQLKEELERLSLEMNQQRVKSQATLAYSENNIRRIQEETAEYIASLKASHQREVEKILCQHAKEHSTSKVAELNSRISTQEILIKHLQEQISEQQRHQEALLVSQMREELLQKEVTKLLEELREAKECQSPEMKHFLCLEKKIKHIETRHAEREQEIQKATQLTQHITEARQTREAERWRRLAQWKTQELEKFRVELDSILDVLRELQKQGVVIPAPNCNGISITDSCWKT; encoded by the exons ATTTTCAAGCAAGATTTGTTAaactgagaaaagagaagaaCCTGATGGAAAATCATGCTGAAATAGTGGAAAACAGTGAACAAAAGAGTCCCCATTCAGATTGCCAGCCTG TAGTTCCCCCTAAACCTTCTTCCAGTGCATCTCGCAGCAAGGCTTTGTCTAAATTCAAAATGTTGGAAACATTTCATAAGGACAAGAAAGATTCATCCTTAAACAAAGAAGAAGGAAGCCTCACTTCTGACAGTCCAGACAATTCTGAGG GAACGCTTGGAGCCAATGGAAGCTTTGTCAAGATACAGAACACTTCACAACCTATGGGAGAAAATTATGAGAATATGCATGTGGAAAAGATGCAGCTTCAGAAAAGTAATGGGGTTGCTGTCTCCTTAAGTAGAGACAGCCTGGAGACAAATG ATTCAGTTTTAGCTTCTGGGCCTAATCAAAGTATCGTGGGAGTTGGATTGGATACCttggaagagcaagaagaaaaagagatcttCTTTGCCAAACTTGAACGAGAAGCTTCCTCTACTATCGATTATTCAAGATTAAATAAAGAGCTGGATTCCAATGATTCTGTCATATTAGCACCATTTGTACG aaatgaagaaactgaaaaaggagaagaggaatcTGCACATGAGGAGAAACCTG GCAGCTACAGTGAAGATTTTGAAGAAGAAACACATGCTAATCCTGCTTTTAAAACTGAGGGAAGTCAGGTGAATCAAAACATCACGTCAGGAGTTGATTTAAGTCCTCAAGAACAG gAAGAAGGAAACACTGGCATGCTGGCTAAAG tTGTATTACTTGATTCACAAGATTCAACTACAGAACTTCAGAAGGCTGTTGAAACATCAGGAGTAGCTCTAGGTGAACATTATCTGCCTGAAGAAGTCAGTGGAATTGAAATGAATGAAGCAG ATTTGCCTACTGTGGAAGAATTGATGAAACCAATTAAAGGACATTCATGTAATATCAGAAATTTTGATGTGGAGCCTGAAAG TCCTGTGAAACTGGTAGGCAGCACAGCAAATGACCTCATCAGCCACTCACCCTTTAAAGAGCACCAGCATAATGCAGTTTGGGAGACAAACTTACTTGAAAAATTTAACAGACAAGATAGCGTCTTTCTGCAGACAGCTATGAATGACAATAACTTTCAGAGGGTGACTGAGAAAGAAATTCAGACAAGTGAAGTACAGCCTGATGTACTAAGAGAAAAAGTAGTACAAGACTCCCTGCTTTCACAAGGCAGCAAAACTAAACAA GCTCTTCAGTCTTGTTACTTGAAGAATGAAAGATCAGAATCAATGACAACTAAACCAATGTTATACAAGAATATCAGAAGTCCAGCATCTTCAcataaaaagaaatcttcatGTGGTCCTCATGGGGTGGTTAGAAGTTCTGGGTATGGGAAACCCAGTTCACCCTCAAAACAGTCTTTTCcagttaatgaaaagaaaatgccaaAAGAAACTTCCAAAAAGACCAGTGTGAAATCCAAAAGTCCTGCAGATAGAGCAAGATCTAAAG AAGCCCTATTTGCTACTAGGATAATAAGATCTGCAACAAATGAATCAACTTTGAAGGGAAGTATTAACAGAGTTATGCCTGGCCAATCAGTTGTTAATAATCTTGGACACCAGGCTGTGGATTATTGCAGGCAT GACTTATCATTTTCTCCTATCAAAACTTGTGATAGGGAACTATATTTGCTAAAACGAGTACAAGTTGCAGAGGAGGACCTGAATACAGCTCGTGATTTGATCCAACAGCTAACCAGCACAGTttcacaaaaagagaaagaaatagagaCAAAGATAGTAGAATTGAAAACACAGCATGAAAAAGAGCTTTCTCGGCTGGGTCAGGAAAACTATGTTCTTCAGAGTAAG ttaaGAAGTATGGAAGAGCTGACTCAAGAAAAGAGATGGACCCATCATACAGCAACAATTCCTGTCACTGAAGAAAaactagcacaaatacaaaaagaaattgaagatCAGGAGGTCATTATTCAAGGTTATCAGCAG GAAAATGAGAAGTTATACAAACAGATGAAAGAgctacaaatccaaaacaaaaaaaatgaggaacaaatgtttaagGAGAATCAGTGTTTAATGTCTGAATTAATAGTCCTAAG AGAAAAGATAGAGAAGACTAATACCCAGTCACAAATTGTGCAGGATTCTGAGCCAGCCAGAAATCAGAGTTTCACAGAATTGATTTCAGAGCTTCGAGCAGCACAG AAGGAAGAAGCTAAATTACAAGAAGAGATAAGACGTCTCAAACAAGATAAGCAAGCTCTTGAGGTAGACTTGGGACAAGCAAAGAAGGAGAGAGATTTAGCGAAAGTCGAGATTGCATCCTCATCAG GTGAGAAGTCTTATGAATTTAAAGTTATGGAAGAATCATACAAACAGGAAATTACTCATTTAAAAAGACGACTTCAGTGGTATGCAGAAAATCAAGATCTTCTGGATAAAGATGCAGCCCGTCTTAAAGATGCAAGAGAAGAAATTGAGAAGCTAAAACTAGAG GTTGAGAAGCTCAGAACTGAAGCTGGCAATCAGTGTGTGCAACAGAAGAAACGCTTGCAAGACAGAGCAGCAGATGCTAAAAGAATTCAGGATCTTGAACGACAA ATCAGAGAAATGGAAGGAATTCTAAAAAGACGGTATCCAAATTCTTTGCCTGCTTTGatttatgctgctgctgctgagaaaacTAATGATCTTTCAGCTAAAACAAACACAGTTGATTTTTTggagagaagaataaaaaagttaGAAACAGAACTTGAAGGTAAAGATGATGAAGCTAAAAAAAGCCTCCGTGCTATGGAACAACaatttcaaaaaataaag ATACAGTATGAGCAAAGACTTGTAGAGCTTGAGCAACTACTAGCCTACAAATCTATGAGTGAATCACCAAAACTAAATGGTGATAAAGCCAGTTCTACAGAACTTGAACAGGAGCTTCAGAATCTAAAGACGACCCATCAGATCACCATTAAAAACCTCCAGACAGAAATTGAAAACCTTAAAAGTCAAAATTCCCAATTAAAGCTCAAAAGTAAAAAGGATAATAAAGACTTAGAGTCCACAAACTCTCAAATGAAAGAAGGTAACACAAAAGACAGACTGTTAAAACTGAATGAAGAACTGGTcaccaaaaataaagaaatacaagaCCTTACAAAAACTGTAGAGAAACTTCAAAAAGAAAGGATGGTGATGTTGTCTGATAATAATTTGAGAAACAAACCTGATAATAAGGAAAACTCTACAGAGATCTTGAAAAAGAATACCTCAGCAACAGATAAAAGGAATTCCAGCAACAGTGAGCCCTTTCTAAGCATTTTCAATGATGACAAAATATACCACCCGCATACCTTTTCTGATTCTAATCTCTCGGAAGTTCTGCAAGAAAATGCACAGCTGAAAGAGGAGTTAGAAAGATTGTCTCTAGAAATGAACCAGCAGAGGGTGAAGTCTCAAGCAACACTGGCTTATTCTGAAAATAACATACGAAG GATACAGGAGGAGACAGCAGAATACATTGCATCTCTGAAAGCTTCCCATCAGAGGGAAGTGGAGAAGATTCTTTGCCAGCATGCAAAGGAGCATTCTACTTCTAAAGTAGCTGAACTAAACAGCAGAATTTCAACACAAGAG ATATTAATAAAACATCTCCAGGAACAAATCAGTGAACAACAGAGACATCAGGAAGCTCTTTTAGTTTCACAGATGCGAGAGGAACTCCTACAAAAAGAG GTGACAAAATTGTTGGAAGAACTGAGAGAAGCTAAGGAGTGCCAGAGTCCTGAAATGAAACACTTTTTGtgcctggaaaagaaaatcaagcatATAGAGACCAGACATGCAGAAAGAGAACAAGAAATTCAAAAG GCAACCCAACTAACACAACATATTACTGAAGCAAGGCAAACCCGTGAGGCTGAGCGGTGGCGAAGACTGGCACAGTGGAAGACTCAAGAGCTGGAGAAATTTCGAGTGGAATTGGATTCAATATTAGATGTTTTACGTGAACTACAGAAGCAAGGGGTGGTTATTCCTGCACCTAATTGCAATGGAATCAGCATAACAGACAGCTGTTGGAAGACATGA
- the CEP162 gene encoding centrosomal protein of 162 kDa isoform X3: protein MAHRFSKEELDEQFEEFLKESLSDDSLGNSNKKSSILETLGQPRKKTKKKDSVPWWISEEDLDDGDFQARFVKLRKEKNLMENHAEIVENSEQKSPHSDCQPGTLGANGSFVKIQNTSQPMGENYENMHVEKMQLQKSNGVAVSLSRDSLETNDSVLASGPNQSIVGVGLDTLEEQEEKEIFFAKLEREASSTIDYSRLNKELDSNDSVILAPFVRNEETEKGEEESAHEEKPGSYSEDFEEETHANPAFKTEGSQVNQNITSGVDLSPQEQEEGNTGMLAKVVLLDSQDSTTELQKAVETSGVALGEHYLPEEVSGIEMNEAGTSYGQTTSDIEALHQAYHHIDQSLGDTDEQKLHNSAVADSECLVQGVSQNNDIYSKNMSTIESDLPTVEELMKPIKGHSCNIRNFDVEPESPVKLVGSTANDLISHSPFKEHQHNAVWETNLLEKFNRQDSVFLQTAMNDNNFQRVTEKEIQTSEVQPDVLREKVVQDSLLSQGSKTKQALQSCYLKNERSESMTTKPMLYKNIRSPASSHKKKSSCGPHGVVRSSGYGKPSSPSKQSFPVNEKKMPKETSKKTSVKSKSPADRARSKEALFATRIIRSATNESTLKGSINRVMPGQSVVNNLGHQAVDYCRHDLSFSPIKTCDRELYLLKRVQVAEEDLNTARDLIQQLTSTVSQKEKEIETKIVELKTQHEKELSRLGQENYVLQSKLRSMEELTQEKRWTHHTATIPVTEEKLAQIQKEIEDQEVIIQGYQQENEKLYKQMKELQIQNKKNEEQMFKENQCLMSELIVLREKIEKTNTQSQIVQDSEPARNQSFTELISELRAAQKEEAKLQEEIRRLKQDKQALEVDLGQAKKERDLAKVEIASSSGEKSYEFKVMEESYKQEITHLKRRLQWYAENQDLLDKDAARLKDAREEIEKLKLEVEKLRTEAGNQCVQQKKRLQDRAADAKRIQDLERQIREMEGILKRRYPNSLPALIYAAAAEKTNDLSAKTNTVDFLERRIKKLETELEGKDDEAKKSLRAMEQQFQKIKIQYEQRLVELEQLLAYKSMSESPKLNGDKASSTELEQELQNLKTTHQITIKNLQTEIENLKSQNSQLKLKSKKDNKDLESTNSQMKEGNTKDRLLKLNEELVTKNKEIQDLTKTVEKLQKERMVMLSDNNLRNKPDNKENSTEILKKNTSATDKRNSSNSEPFLSIFNDDKIYHPHTFSDSNLSEVLQENAQLKEELERLSLEMNQQRVKSQATLAYSENNIRRIQEETAEYIASLKASHQREVEKILCQHAKEHSTSKVAELNSRISTQEILIKHLQEQISEQQRHQEALLVSQMREELLQKEVTKLLEELREAKECQSPEMKHFLCLEKKIKHIETRHAEREQEIQKATQLTQHITEARQTREAERWRRLAQWKTQELEKFRVELDSILDVLRELQKQGVVIPAPNCNGISITDSCWKT, encoded by the exons ATTTTCAAGCAAGATTTGTTAaactgagaaaagagaagaaCCTGATGGAAAATCATGCTGAAATAGTGGAAAACAGTGAACAAAAGAGTCCCCATTCAGATTGCCAGCCTG GAACGCTTGGAGCCAATGGAAGCTTTGTCAAGATACAGAACACTTCACAACCTATGGGAGAAAATTATGAGAATATGCATGTGGAAAAGATGCAGCTTCAGAAAAGTAATGGGGTTGCTGTCTCCTTAAGTAGAGACAGCCTGGAGACAAATG ATTCAGTTTTAGCTTCTGGGCCTAATCAAAGTATCGTGGGAGTTGGATTGGATACCttggaagagcaagaagaaaaagagatcttCTTTGCCAAACTTGAACGAGAAGCTTCCTCTACTATCGATTATTCAAGATTAAATAAAGAGCTGGATTCCAATGATTCTGTCATATTAGCACCATTTGTACG aaatgaagaaactgaaaaaggagaagaggaatcTGCACATGAGGAGAAACCTG GCAGCTACAGTGAAGATTTTGAAGAAGAAACACATGCTAATCCTGCTTTTAAAACTGAGGGAAGTCAGGTGAATCAAAACATCACGTCAGGAGTTGATTTAAGTCCTCAAGAACAG gAAGAAGGAAACACTGGCATGCTGGCTAAAG tTGTATTACTTGATTCACAAGATTCAACTACAGAACTTCAGAAGGCTGTTGAAACATCAGGAGTAGCTCTAGGTGAACATTATCTGCCTGAAGAAGTCAGTGGAATTGAAATGAATGAAGCAG GCACTTCCTATGGACAAACCACCAGCGACATTGAAGCGTTACACCAAGCATACCATCATATTGATCAGTCTTTGGGGGACACTGATGAGCAAAAACTGCACAATTCTGCAGTGGCAGACTCGGAATGCTTAGTGCAAGGTGTTTCACAAAATAATGACATCTATTCTAAAAACATGTCAACTATTGAATCAG ATTTGCCTACTGTGGAAGAATTGATGAAACCAATTAAAGGACATTCATGTAATATCAGAAATTTTGATGTGGAGCCTGAAAG TCCTGTGAAACTGGTAGGCAGCACAGCAAATGACCTCATCAGCCACTCACCCTTTAAAGAGCACCAGCATAATGCAGTTTGGGAGACAAACTTACTTGAAAAATTTAACAGACAAGATAGCGTCTTTCTGCAGACAGCTATGAATGACAATAACTTTCAGAGGGTGACTGAGAAAGAAATTCAGACAAGTGAAGTACAGCCTGATGTACTAAGAGAAAAAGTAGTACAAGACTCCCTGCTTTCACAAGGCAGCAAAACTAAACAA GCTCTTCAGTCTTGTTACTTGAAGAATGAAAGATCAGAATCAATGACAACTAAACCAATGTTATACAAGAATATCAGAAGTCCAGCATCTTCAcataaaaagaaatcttcatGTGGTCCTCATGGGGTGGTTAGAAGTTCTGGGTATGGGAAACCCAGTTCACCCTCAAAACAGTCTTTTCcagttaatgaaaagaaaatgccaaAAGAAACTTCCAAAAAGACCAGTGTGAAATCCAAAAGTCCTGCAGATAGAGCAAGATCTAAAG AAGCCCTATTTGCTACTAGGATAATAAGATCTGCAACAAATGAATCAACTTTGAAGGGAAGTATTAACAGAGTTATGCCTGGCCAATCAGTTGTTAATAATCTTGGACACCAGGCTGTGGATTATTGCAGGCAT GACTTATCATTTTCTCCTATCAAAACTTGTGATAGGGAACTATATTTGCTAAAACGAGTACAAGTTGCAGAGGAGGACCTGAATACAGCTCGTGATTTGATCCAACAGCTAACCAGCACAGTttcacaaaaagagaaagaaatagagaCAAAGATAGTAGAATTGAAAACACAGCATGAAAAAGAGCTTTCTCGGCTGGGTCAGGAAAACTATGTTCTTCAGAGTAAG ttaaGAAGTATGGAAGAGCTGACTCAAGAAAAGAGATGGACCCATCATACAGCAACAATTCCTGTCACTGAAGAAAaactagcacaaatacaaaaagaaattgaagatCAGGAGGTCATTATTCAAGGTTATCAGCAG GAAAATGAGAAGTTATACAAACAGATGAAAGAgctacaaatccaaaacaaaaaaaatgaggaacaaatgtttaagGAGAATCAGTGTTTAATGTCTGAATTAATAGTCCTAAG AGAAAAGATAGAGAAGACTAATACCCAGTCACAAATTGTGCAGGATTCTGAGCCAGCCAGAAATCAGAGTTTCACAGAATTGATTTCAGAGCTTCGAGCAGCACAG AAGGAAGAAGCTAAATTACAAGAAGAGATAAGACGTCTCAAACAAGATAAGCAAGCTCTTGAGGTAGACTTGGGACAAGCAAAGAAGGAGAGAGATTTAGCGAAAGTCGAGATTGCATCCTCATCAG GTGAGAAGTCTTATGAATTTAAAGTTATGGAAGAATCATACAAACAGGAAATTACTCATTTAAAAAGACGACTTCAGTGGTATGCAGAAAATCAAGATCTTCTGGATAAAGATGCAGCCCGTCTTAAAGATGCAAGAGAAGAAATTGAGAAGCTAAAACTAGAG GTTGAGAAGCTCAGAACTGAAGCTGGCAATCAGTGTGTGCAACAGAAGAAACGCTTGCAAGACAGAGCAGCAGATGCTAAAAGAATTCAGGATCTTGAACGACAA ATCAGAGAAATGGAAGGAATTCTAAAAAGACGGTATCCAAATTCTTTGCCTGCTTTGatttatgctgctgctgctgagaaaacTAATGATCTTTCAGCTAAAACAAACACAGTTGATTTTTTggagagaagaataaaaaagttaGAAACAGAACTTGAAGGTAAAGATGATGAAGCTAAAAAAAGCCTCCGTGCTATGGAACAACaatttcaaaaaataaag ATACAGTATGAGCAAAGACTTGTAGAGCTTGAGCAACTACTAGCCTACAAATCTATGAGTGAATCACCAAAACTAAATGGTGATAAAGCCAGTTCTACAGAACTTGAACAGGAGCTTCAGAATCTAAAGACGACCCATCAGATCACCATTAAAAACCTCCAGACAGAAATTGAAAACCTTAAAAGTCAAAATTCCCAATTAAAGCTCAAAAGTAAAAAGGATAATAAAGACTTAGAGTCCACAAACTCTCAAATGAAAGAAGGTAACACAAAAGACAGACTGTTAAAACTGAATGAAGAACTGGTcaccaaaaataaagaaatacaagaCCTTACAAAAACTGTAGAGAAACTTCAAAAAGAAAGGATGGTGATGTTGTCTGATAATAATTTGAGAAACAAACCTGATAATAAGGAAAACTCTACAGAGATCTTGAAAAAGAATACCTCAGCAACAGATAAAAGGAATTCCAGCAACAGTGAGCCCTTTCTAAGCATTTTCAATGATGACAAAATATACCACCCGCATACCTTTTCTGATTCTAATCTCTCGGAAGTTCTGCAAGAAAATGCACAGCTGAAAGAGGAGTTAGAAAGATTGTCTCTAGAAATGAACCAGCAGAGGGTGAAGTCTCAAGCAACACTGGCTTATTCTGAAAATAACATACGAAG GATACAGGAGGAGACAGCAGAATACATTGCATCTCTGAAAGCTTCCCATCAGAGGGAAGTGGAGAAGATTCTTTGCCAGCATGCAAAGGAGCATTCTACTTCTAAAGTAGCTGAACTAAACAGCAGAATTTCAACACAAGAG ATATTAATAAAACATCTCCAGGAACAAATCAGTGAACAACAGAGACATCAGGAAGCTCTTTTAGTTTCACAGATGCGAGAGGAACTCCTACAAAAAGAG GTGACAAAATTGTTGGAAGAACTGAGAGAAGCTAAGGAGTGCCAGAGTCCTGAAATGAAACACTTTTTGtgcctggaaaagaaaatcaagcatATAGAGACCAGACATGCAGAAAGAGAACAAGAAATTCAAAAG GCAACCCAACTAACACAACATATTACTGAAGCAAGGCAAACCCGTGAGGCTGAGCGGTGGCGAAGACTGGCACAGTGGAAGACTCAAGAGCTGGAGAAATTTCGAGTGGAATTGGATTCAATATTAGATGTTTTACGTGAACTACAGAAGCAAGGGGTGGTTATTCCTGCACCTAATTGCAATGGAATCAGCATAACAGACAGCTGTTGGAAGACATGA